In one Brassica oleracea var. oleracea cultivar TO1000 chromosome C9, BOL, whole genome shotgun sequence genomic region, the following are encoded:
- the LOC106314018 gene encoding probable amino acid permease 7 isoform X3, producing the protein MDIKENNESPVLRSTELQLHDSVCARTGTLWTAVAHIITGVIGAGVLSLAWATAKLGWIGGPAALIGFAGVTLVSAFLLSDCYLFPDAVNGKTNQIVCGVFVYISLVGVGVAYTIVTATCIRAIFRSNCYHRKGHNATCSYGDKNNYFMLLFGVLQIFMSQIPNFHDMLWLSVVAAVMSFAYSSIGLGLAFGQIIDEEKRQIEGSVKGSPAENRGAKVWLLFQALGNIAFSYPFSIILLEIQDTLRSPPAEKQTMKKASAAAVFITTFFYLCCGCFGYAAFGDATPGNLLTGFGFYEPFWLVDFANACIVLHLVGGYQVYSQPIFAAMERVLTERYPQNKLISKFYGFKLPSSRGVTVTLSPMRLCLRTTYVVIITGVSILFPYFNEVLGVLGAVGFWPLAVYFPVEMCILQKKIPVWTRQWILLRAFSFVCLLVSVLALVGSIYGLVAAKLR; encoded by the exons ATGGACATTAAAGAAAACAACGAGTCTCCAGTTTTGAGATCAACCGAACTTCAACTTCATGATTCAGTTTGTGCAAGAACAG GAACGTTGTGGACGGCAGTGGCACATATAATTACAGGAGTGATCGGAGCAGGAGTTTTGTCGTTGGCGTGGGCCACGGCGAAGCTTGGCTGGATTGGTGGTCCTGCCGCCCTTATAGGCTTCGCCGGAGTCACACTTGTCTCTGCTTTTCTTCTCTCCGACTGCTATCTTTTTCCTGATGCCGTAAACG GCAAGACGAACCAGATCGTATGTGGCGTCTTTGTATACATTAGCCTTGTTGGTGTTGGCGTTGCTTATACCATTGTGACAGCTACTTGCATAAG AGCAATTTTTAGATCGAATTGTTATCATAGAAAAGGACACAACGCAACATGTTCTTATGGAGACAAGAACAACTACTTCATGCTTTTGTTCGGTGTGCTTCAGATTTTCATGTCACAAATACCTAATTTCCACGACATGCTTTGGCTCTCTGTTGTCGCTGCGGTTATGTCTTTTGCTTATTCCTCCATTGGTCTCGGCCTCGCTTTTGGCCAAATCATAG ATGAAGAAAAACGGCAAATTGAAGGAAGTGTAAAGGGAAGTCCAGCAGAAAACAGAGGTGCAAAAGTATGGTTACTGTTCCAAGCTCTTGGGAACATTGCCTTTTCTTATCCTTTCTCAATCATACTTCTAGAGATTCAG GATACATTGAGATCGCCACCAGCAGAGAAGCAAACTATGAAGAAAGCCTCGGCCGCTGCCGTATTCATCACAACATTCTTCTACCTTTGTTGCGGATGCTTTGGTTACGCAGCATTTGGAGATGCCACACCGGGCAATCTCTTGACCGGTTTCGGTTTCTATGAGCCATTTTGGCTCGTCGATTTCGCTAACGCTTGCATTGTTCTTCATTTAGTTGGTGGATATCAG GTCTATAGCCAACCAATTTTTGCAGCTATGGAAAGAGTGCTAACAGAGAGATACCCACAAAACAAGCTCATCTCCAAATTCTACGGCTTCAAACTGCCATCATCACGAGGAGTAACGGTGACACTGAGTCCAATGAGGTTGTGTCTGAGAACGACGTATGTGGTGATAATTACAGGAGTGTCAATATTATTCCCATACTTCAATGAAGTACTTGGAGTCTTAGGGGCAGTTGGGTTTTGGCCTTTGGCTGTGTATTTTCCTGTGGAGATGTGTATATTGCAGAAGAAGATCCCAGTTTGGACGCGACAATGGATTCTTCTTAGAGCTTTTAGCTTTGTTTGCTTGCTGGTCTCTGTCTTGGCTCTTGTTGGATCCATTTATGGACTTGTCGCAGCAAAACTCCGGTGA
- the LOC106314018 gene encoding probable amino acid permease 7 isoform X2, translating into MDIKENNESPVLRSTELQLHDSVCARTGTLWTAVAHIITGVIGAGVLSLAWATAKLGWIGGPAALIGFAGVTLVSAFLLSDCYLFPDAVNGPLRLNSYSQAVKLYLGKTNQIVCGVFVYISLVGVGVAYTIVTATCIRAIFRSNCYHRKGHNATCSYGDKNNYFMLLFGVLQIFMSQIPNFHDMLWLSVVAAVMSFAYSSIGLGLAFGQIIEKRQIEGSVKGSPAENRGAKVWLLFQALGNIAFSYPFSIILLEIQDTLRSPPAEKQTMKKASAAAVFITTFFYLCCGCFGYAAFGDATPGNLLTGFGFYEPFWLVDFANACIVLHLVGGYQVYSQPIFAAMERVLTERYPQNKLISKFYGFKLPSSRGVTVTLSPMRLCLRTTYVVIITGVSILFPYFNEVLGVLGAVGFWPLAVYFPVEMCILQKKIPVWTRQWILLRAFSFVCLLVSVLALVGSIYGLVAAKLR; encoded by the exons ATGGACATTAAAGAAAACAACGAGTCTCCAGTTTTGAGATCAACCGAACTTCAACTTCATGATTCAGTTTGTGCAAGAACAG GAACGTTGTGGACGGCAGTGGCACATATAATTACAGGAGTGATCGGAGCAGGAGTTTTGTCGTTGGCGTGGGCCACGGCGAAGCTTGGCTGGATTGGTGGTCCTGCCGCCCTTATAGGCTTCGCCGGAGTCACACTTGTCTCTGCTTTTCTTCTCTCCGACTGCTATCTTTTTCCTGATGCCGTAAACGGTCCCCTCCGCCTTAACTCTTACTCTCAAGCCGTAAAATTGTATTTAG GCAAGACGAACCAGATCGTATGTGGCGTCTTTGTATACATTAGCCTTGTTGGTGTTGGCGTTGCTTATACCATTGTGACAGCTACTTGCATAAG AGCAATTTTTAGATCGAATTGTTATCATAGAAAAGGACACAACGCAACATGTTCTTATGGAGACAAGAACAACTACTTCATGCTTTTGTTCGGTGTGCTTCAGATTTTCATGTCACAAATACCTAATTTCCACGACATGCTTTGGCTCTCTGTTGTCGCTGCGGTTATGTCTTTTGCTTATTCCTCCATTGGTCTCGGCCTCGCTTTTGGCCAAATCATAG AAAAACGGCAAATTGAAGGAAGTGTAAAGGGAAGTCCAGCAGAAAACAGAGGTGCAAAAGTATGGTTACTGTTCCAAGCTCTTGGGAACATTGCCTTTTCTTATCCTTTCTCAATCATACTTCTAGAGATTCAG GATACATTGAGATCGCCACCAGCAGAGAAGCAAACTATGAAGAAAGCCTCGGCCGCTGCCGTATTCATCACAACATTCTTCTACCTTTGTTGCGGATGCTTTGGTTACGCAGCATTTGGAGATGCCACACCGGGCAATCTCTTGACCGGTTTCGGTTTCTATGAGCCATTTTGGCTCGTCGATTTCGCTAACGCTTGCATTGTTCTTCATTTAGTTGGTGGATATCAG GTCTATAGCCAACCAATTTTTGCAGCTATGGAAAGAGTGCTAACAGAGAGATACCCACAAAACAAGCTCATCTCCAAATTCTACGGCTTCAAACTGCCATCATCACGAGGAGTAACGGTGACACTGAGTCCAATGAGGTTGTGTCTGAGAACGACGTATGTGGTGATAATTACAGGAGTGTCAATATTATTCCCATACTTCAATGAAGTACTTGGAGTCTTAGGGGCAGTTGGGTTTTGGCCTTTGGCTGTGTATTTTCCTGTGGAGATGTGTATATTGCAGAAGAAGATCCCAGTTTGGACGCGACAATGGATTCTTCTTAGAGCTTTTAGCTTTGTTTGCTTGCTGGTCTCTGTCTTGGCTCTTGTTGGATCCATTTATGGACTTGTCGCAGCAAAACTCCGGTGA
- the LOC106314018 gene encoding probable amino acid permease 7 isoform X1 has product MDIKENNESPVLRSTELQLHDSVCARTGTLWTAVAHIITGVIGAGVLSLAWATAKLGWIGGPAALIGFAGVTLVSAFLLSDCYLFPDAVNGPLRLNSYSQAVKLYLGKTNQIVCGVFVYISLVGVGVAYTIVTATCIRAIFRSNCYHRKGHNATCSYGDKNNYFMLLFGVLQIFMSQIPNFHDMLWLSVVAAVMSFAYSSIGLGLAFGQIIDEEKRQIEGSVKGSPAENRGAKVWLLFQALGNIAFSYPFSIILLEIQDTLRSPPAEKQTMKKASAAAVFITTFFYLCCGCFGYAAFGDATPGNLLTGFGFYEPFWLVDFANACIVLHLVGGYQVYSQPIFAAMERVLTERYPQNKLISKFYGFKLPSSRGVTVTLSPMRLCLRTTYVVIITGVSILFPYFNEVLGVLGAVGFWPLAVYFPVEMCILQKKIPVWTRQWILLRAFSFVCLLVSVLALVGSIYGLVAAKLR; this is encoded by the exons ATGGACATTAAAGAAAACAACGAGTCTCCAGTTTTGAGATCAACCGAACTTCAACTTCATGATTCAGTTTGTGCAAGAACAG GAACGTTGTGGACGGCAGTGGCACATATAATTACAGGAGTGATCGGAGCAGGAGTTTTGTCGTTGGCGTGGGCCACGGCGAAGCTTGGCTGGATTGGTGGTCCTGCCGCCCTTATAGGCTTCGCCGGAGTCACACTTGTCTCTGCTTTTCTTCTCTCCGACTGCTATCTTTTTCCTGATGCCGTAAACGGTCCCCTCCGCCTTAACTCTTACTCTCAAGCCGTAAAATTGTATTTAG GCAAGACGAACCAGATCGTATGTGGCGTCTTTGTATACATTAGCCTTGTTGGTGTTGGCGTTGCTTATACCATTGTGACAGCTACTTGCATAAG AGCAATTTTTAGATCGAATTGTTATCATAGAAAAGGACACAACGCAACATGTTCTTATGGAGACAAGAACAACTACTTCATGCTTTTGTTCGGTGTGCTTCAGATTTTCATGTCACAAATACCTAATTTCCACGACATGCTTTGGCTCTCTGTTGTCGCTGCGGTTATGTCTTTTGCTTATTCCTCCATTGGTCTCGGCCTCGCTTTTGGCCAAATCATAG ATGAAGAAAAACGGCAAATTGAAGGAAGTGTAAAGGGAAGTCCAGCAGAAAACAGAGGTGCAAAAGTATGGTTACTGTTCCAAGCTCTTGGGAACATTGCCTTTTCTTATCCTTTCTCAATCATACTTCTAGAGATTCAG GATACATTGAGATCGCCACCAGCAGAGAAGCAAACTATGAAGAAAGCCTCGGCCGCTGCCGTATTCATCACAACATTCTTCTACCTTTGTTGCGGATGCTTTGGTTACGCAGCATTTGGAGATGCCACACCGGGCAATCTCTTGACCGGTTTCGGTTTCTATGAGCCATTTTGGCTCGTCGATTTCGCTAACGCTTGCATTGTTCTTCATTTAGTTGGTGGATATCAG GTCTATAGCCAACCAATTTTTGCAGCTATGGAAAGAGTGCTAACAGAGAGATACCCACAAAACAAGCTCATCTCCAAATTCTACGGCTTCAAACTGCCATCATCACGAGGAGTAACGGTGACACTGAGTCCAATGAGGTTGTGTCTGAGAACGACGTATGTGGTGATAATTACAGGAGTGTCAATATTATTCCCATACTTCAATGAAGTACTTGGAGTCTTAGGGGCAGTTGGGTTTTGGCCTTTGGCTGTGTATTTTCCTGTGGAGATGTGTATATTGCAGAAGAAGATCCCAGTTTGGACGCGACAATGGATTCTTCTTAGAGCTTTTAGCTTTGTTTGCTTGCTGGTCTCTGTCTTGGCTCTTGTTGGATCCATTTATGGACTTGTCGCAGCAAAACTCCGGTGA
- the LOC106316608 gene encoding nucleolar protein 58, which produces MAQKVVLKVLTMTDDKTKQKAIEAAADIFGVDSIAADMKEQKLTVIGLMDAVAVVKKLKKVGKVDLISVGPAKEEKKEEKKEEKKEKKNKEKKEEKKEEEPKK; this is translated from the exons ATGGCTCAG AAGGTAGTGTTGAAGGTTTTAACCATGACGGATGATAAGACCAAGCAGAAAGCCATCGAAGCTGCAGCTGATATCTTCG GAGTTGATTCGATAGCAGCAGATATGAAGGAGCAAAAACTGACCGTGATCGGTCTGATGGATGCAGTTGCGGTAGTAAAGAAATTGAAGAAAGTTGGCAAAGTCGATTTGATATCGGTTGGGCCGGCAAAAGAGGAGAAGAAAGAAGAGAAGAAGGAAGAAAAGAAAGAAAAAAAGAACAAGGAGAAGAAGGAAGAAAAGAAAGAAGAAGAACCTAAGAAATAA